From the genome of Proteus vulgaris, one region includes:
- a CDS encoding amino acid permease has protein sequence MARESQQTELKRGLKNRHIQLIALGGAVGAGLFLGIAQTINMTGPSVILGYAIGGFIAFMIMRQLGEMVAEEPVAGSFSHFANKYWSPFAGFLSGWNYWVMFILVGMAELTAAGKYINYWLPDIPVWVSVAIFFVAINLINLINVKMYGETEFWFAIIKVLAIVGMILFGSYLLASGNGGPQASVSNLWELGFFPHGFTGFMSALAIVMFSFGGLELVGITAAEAENPKVSIPKATNQVVYRILIFYIGSLLVLLSLYPWTQVVKGESPFVLIFHNLDNFLIANILNAVVLTAALSVYNSGVYSNSRMLYGLAKQGNAPHALSRINKRGVPVVSLLLSAIATSLGILVNYLLPDQALELLMALVVTTLVLNWIMICLANLKFRAAKNKEGVEPFFKALWYPYGNYICLAFLCMILVIILFMPQVNISVILMPFWIAFLWVGFKISRMKKTPDNAQASQDI, from the coding sequence ATGGCGAGAGAGTCGCAACAGACAGAACTTAAGCGCGGTCTGAAAAATCGACATATCCAGCTTATTGCGCTGGGTGGTGCTGTCGGCGCTGGTCTGTTTCTTGGTATAGCGCAAACCATTAATATGACTGGCCCATCAGTAATACTAGGATATGCTATTGGTGGTTTTATTGCGTTTATGATCATGCGCCAGTTGGGCGAAATGGTTGCCGAAGAGCCAGTTGCGGGTTCGTTTAGTCACTTTGCCAATAAATATTGGAGCCCTTTTGCCGGCTTCTTATCTGGTTGGAATTACTGGGTGATGTTTATTCTTGTTGGTATGGCAGAATTAACTGCAGCAGGAAAATACATTAACTATTGGTTGCCTGATATCCCTGTCTGGGTTTCCGTTGCTATCTTCTTTGTGGCAATCAACTTAATCAATTTGATTAACGTTAAAATGTATGGTGAAACCGAGTTCTGGTTTGCCATTATTAAAGTATTAGCAATTGTTGGGATGATTTTATTTGGGAGCTACTTGCTGGCAAGCGGTAATGGTGGACCTCAAGCTTCTGTAAGTAATTTATGGGAGTTAGGTTTCTTCCCTCATGGCTTTACGGGCTTTATGTCGGCATTGGCGATTGTTATGTTCTCTTTTGGTGGGCTTGAGCTGGTGGGGATCACGGCGGCTGAAGCTGAAAATCCAAAAGTCAGCATCCCGAAAGCGACTAACCAAGTTGTTTATCGTATTTTAATTTTCTATATCGGCTCATTGTTGGTGCTACTGTCGCTTTATCCTTGGACTCAAGTAGTAAAAGGTGAAAGCCCATTTGTCCTGATTTTCCATAATTTGGATAATTTCTTAATCGCAAATATTTTAAACGCTGTGGTATTAACAGCCGCATTATCTGTTTATAACAGCGGTGTTTATTCTAATAGTCGTATGCTCTATGGTTTGGCAAAACAAGGTAATGCGCCACATGCACTTTCTCGCATTAATAAACGCGGTGTGCCGGTTGTATCACTACTCTTGTCCGCAATTGCGACTTCATTGGGTATTTTAGTTAACTACTTATTACCTGATCAGGCATTAGAGCTATTAATGGCATTGGTTGTTACTACGTTAGTGCTTAACTGGATTATGATCTGTTTGGCGAATTTAAAATTCAGAGCCGCAAAAAACAAAGAGGGTGTAGAGCCTTTCTTTAAAGCGCTTTGGTATCCTTATGGTAACTATATCTGCCTTGCTTTCTTATGCATGATTTTAGTGATTATCTTATTTATGCCACAAGTGAATATTTCGGTGATTTTAATGCCATTCTGGATTGCATTCTTGTGGGTTGGATTTAAGATTTCCCGTATGAAGAAAACACCAGATAATGCTCAAGCAAGCCAAGATATTTAA
- the mgrB gene encoding PhoP/PhoQ regulator MgrB, whose protein sequence is MYLKDFKLNAKKIIISLIIALAISLGLYLMALDNFCDRGEDFQQGLCRFTTLFPSKHS, encoded by the coding sequence ATGTATTTAAAGGATTTTAAATTGAACGCAAAGAAAATAATTATTAGTTTAATTATTGCATTAGCCATTAGTTTAGGTCTCTATCTTATGGCTTTAGATAACTTTTGCGATCGCGGAGAAGACTTTCAGCAAGGTCTTTGTCGGTTTACCACATTATTCCCCTCCAAACATAGCTAA